Genomic segment of Azospirillaceae bacterium:
GTTTCGGGGTTGAGTTCGACCGACCAGCCGCCGTCGGGCTGCGGCCGCATCAGAATGTCGGGGACCACCGCCTCGACCGCGACCGTCTCGAACGCCAAGGCCGGCTTGGGATTGAGCGCCTTGATCTCGGCGACCATGTCGGCCAGATCCTCGGCATCGACGTTGCAGACGGCCCGCAACCCCGCAAAATCACGCTTGGCCAACAGATCCAGGTTGTCCAGAAGCGCCTGCATGCAGGGATCCAGACGGTTCTTCTCCCGAAGCTGGAGGCCCAGGCATTCCTTGAGCGACCGCGCAAAGATACCCGGCGGATCGAACCGCTGCAGACGGCCGAGCACCGCGTCCACCCGCTCCGGCGGACAGCCGAAACGCTCGGCCACCTGCACCGGGTCGCCGGCCAGATAGCCGGCCTCGTCCAGCATTTCGATCAGGGCCAGGGCGATCAGACGATCCGCCGGTTTCCGCAGGTCCACCTGCACCTGTTGCAGCAGGTGGTCGCGCAGGGACGGGCCGCGGGCGGCCTGCTCCATCTCGAACGCATCATCGAACCCCTGCCCGCCACCCTGGCCGCGGACAAAGGACTCGGCCCCGTCCAGCCCGGCCTCGCCCGGGTCGGACACGGTGAAGACGTTCCCGAAATCCGCGTCCAGCGGTGCGTTGTCGCCAACTGCGAAATGCTCGCTCGACGTCTGGTCGACCGTGTCGCGCATGGGGCCCGGCGGGGCCGCGTCGCGGCCGTCACCCTCACCCTCCATGGCGCCGGCCTCGCGCCCGTCCGTCTCGCCGCCCTCCGGACCACCGTCCACGTCGGCGCGTTCCAGCAAGGGGTTCTGATCCAGCTCGCCTTGGACGAACTCCTGAAGGTCGAGGCTGGACAACTGCAGCAGCTTGATCGCCTGCTGCAGCTGCGGGGTCATGACGAGCGTCTGGGCCTGGCGGAATTCCAGGCGTTGAACAAGGGCCATCGACCGTCCGGTCTAGAGGCTGAACCGATCCCCCAGGTAAACCCGCCGCACCTCCTGGTGCGACACGATCTCCGTGGGCCTGCCCTCCATTAGTACCATACCGTCATGCAAGATGTATGCCCAGTCGACGATGTCCAACGTTTCGCGCACGTTGTGGTCGGTGATCAGGACACCGATGCCGCGATCGCGCAAATGGCTGACCAGTTCGCGGATGTCGCCGATCGCGATCGGGTCGATGCCGGCGAAGGGCTCGTCCAGCAGCATGAAATGGGGTTGCAGGCCAAGGGCGCGGGCGATCTCGACGCGCCGCCGCTCGCCGCCCGACAGCGCCATCGCCGGGGTGCGGCGCAAGTGGGTGATCGAGAATTCGGCCAGCAGGTCGTCCAGCATCTGCTCGCGCACGTCCCGGTCGGGCTCAACCACTTCCAGGACGGCGCGGATGTTCTCCTCGACCGTCATGCCGCGGAAGATGGACGGCTCCTGCGGCAGGTAGCCGATGCCCAGCCGAGCGCGGCGGTACATGGGCAGGGTCGTGATGTCCTGCCCGTCGAGCGTGATCGAGCCGGTATCCGGCTGGATCAACCCCATGATGGCGTAGAAGGAGGTCGTCTTGCCGGCGCCGTTGGGGCCCAGCAGGCCCACGGCCTCGCCCCGCTGGACCGAGAACGAGACGTCGCGCAGCACCGGCCGGCGCTTGTAGTGCTTTCCGATGCGGAAGGCGGCCAGCCCCTGGTTGTCCGCCACCAGCCGCGGACGTGCCGATCCGGTTTCCCCCGGGCCGACGCCGGGACCGCCCGGAGAGGCATCGCGGGACTCGGCCCCGTGCTCGGGCAGTGGCACCAGATGGGGGGGTGTGGGTGTGTTGCGCGGGGTCATGGCGTCAGTTCCGCGGCGCTGCGGAGGAAGGTGCAGCGGGCGGGGGGGCGGGCGGGGCCGCGGCGGGCGGCGGGGCCGGCGCCCCCGGTTGGGCGGGACGCGCGCCCCCCTGGCCGGGGCCAACCAACCCCTCCCCCGGGCGCTGGCCCGGCACGAACAGGCCGCGGACCCGCTGGGGCGGCTGGTTCGCGGCCGGCAGCGCGGCGGCGGGGCTGCGAATCATGCGGCTGATCCCGGTGCGGAAATCCACCTCCGCCGCCTCCCCGTTCAACTGGTTCTGGCCGCGCGTGGCGCGCACGTCGCCCAGCACCGTGGCCACGTTCCGGCGCACGTCGTACACCGCCTCGCGGCCGCGGACCACGTCGGTCTCCGTCACGATCACGACGCCGCCGCGGGCATCGAGGCGCTCGATCTCGCTGGCGCCACCCGCCCCATCGGCGATCAGCGCGACCAGGGTGTCGGCGGACACGCGGTTCGCCCCCCGGATGGCGAGCGCGTCCCCCCGGGCCACGGCCAGCCGCTCCCGCTCCCAGAACTCCAGGGAGTCCTTGGCGGTCACGATGTCGTTCCGGGTCACCATGCGCAGATTGTCCCCGGTCACCAGCGCGACCTGCTGGTCGATGTCGTAGACGGCGCGCTGTCCGTACACCTGCCGGGACGGCGACACGATGCTGACATTGCCCTCGGCCATCAGGCGGTAGATCTCGGTCCCGCCGGCCGCCGCATCCCGGTAATAGCCGACGAGCACGTCGGCGTTGATGGTGGTCTCCCCGCGCGTCGCCGAAGCCCGGCCGCGGGCGACATAGGCGCGCTGCTGCTCGTGCAGCTCGATGGCCTGGTCGGCGGTCACTTCGAGGGGCTGCGGGCCATCGCCGCCGCCGAGGACCTGGGCGGACACCGGGCCGCCGGCCAGCCAGACGAGGCCCAGCCACACGGTGGCCAGGGCGGCGAGGGCCGGCCCGGCGGCGGAACGGGCATGGCGCGTCATTGGTTGGCCGCCCCCCCGGTGGGCGCAGCGCCGGCCGCCGACGTCAGCTTCGCCCGGCTGGGGCCGCTGAAAACGACCGTCCGGCCGCTGTCGAACATGCGGAAACCTTCGGCATTGATCTCGCCGAACGCCCCCTGTCCGCTCACCGCGCGGTCGCCCCACCCGATGCCCTGGCCGGTCAGGTAGTGCATCTCCTCGGTGCCGAATTCGTAGCCGTTGTCCTGGTTCACCCGAACGCTCCCGAGGAGCAGCAGCTTGCCCGTCTGCTCGTTATAGCGCCCCCGCTCGGCGGAGATCGATATCCAAGCGCCGCCCGAGGTCGTGATCTCCGCGAACGGGCGGATCATGTCGATGACGGCGGCGTCCTGGCTCGGCCGCCAAGCGCGCTGGGCGTTGATGGAATAGGGCCGGCCCTCCTTGTCGGTGCCGGAATGGACGGCGTTCACCAGGGTGACACTGCCCTGTTCCACCCGCAGGACCGGATCGGTGTCCTGCAGGCTCGGCCAGCTTGCGATTCCGACCACCACGCCGATGGCAGCCAGCCCGAACAGGATCTTCGTTAGCGACACGAACCGGCTGTAGCCGCGGCCCACGGGCCGCGTCGCGCCCGCCCGGGCGCGCGCGGAAATCCAGTCGGCCCGCCGGGCGGGGGTCGGCCTCGGCTCCGGTTTGCGGCCCCCGGAAGGTGTCGGGCCAGGGGGTATGGAATCCGCGACGGACATGCGTGCCGATCCGAACTGACCGCGCCGGTCGATGGCGTGAGGGGCGGGACGGTGGCCGCCGGCCGCCGCTCAGGCCACGCCGGCGCTGAGGATGTCGTGGATCCGGATGAGGCCGCGCGGCTTCTGGTCCGCTTCCACGACGAACAGGACGCTGATGTGGGGCCTCTGCCCGTTCATCCAACCCAACGCGTCCGCGGCCAAAGCGCCGGGGTGGATGGTCTTGGGACCGCGGGTCATGACCTCGGCGACGGTCTTTTCCAGCAAGCGGGCGTCCATATGGCGCCGCAGGTCGCCATCGGTGATGATTCCAGCCAAACGCCCCTCGCCGTCCTGGATGCCGACCACGCCGAAGCCCTTGGCGCTCATCACGATGATGGCCTCGGACATGCGGGCGTCCATGGGCACGAGCGGCAGCTCGTCGCCGGTGTGCATGATGTCGCCGACACGCAGCAGCTTCGCCCCCAGCTTGCCGCCGGGATGGAAGATGCCGAACTCCTCGGCCGAGAAGCCCCTGCGCTCGAGCAACGCCCCGGCCAACCCGTCGCCGAGCGCCATCATCATGGTGGTGGAGGTGGTCGGCGCCAGTCCCAACGGACACGCCTCGCGCAGGTCCGGCAGCAGCAGCACGACATCGGCCTGTTCGGCCAATGCCGAACGGGCCCGGCTGGTGATGGCGACCAGCGGGATGCGGAAGCGGCGGGTAAAGGTCAGGACGGCGGCCAGTTCGGGGGTGTCGCCGGAATTGGACAGCGCCACCACGGCATCGTCGGGCGCGATCATGCCGAGGTCGCCGTGGCTGGCTTCGGCCGGATGCACGAACAGCGCCGGCGTCCCGGTCGAGGCGAGCGTGGCGGCGATCTTGCGGGCGACGTGGCCGCTCTTGCCCATGCCGGTCACGACCACCCGGCCGCGGACCGATGCCAACGCCTCGACCGCCTGGCGGAAGCGGTCGTCCAGGGCCCCGGCCAGGGCGGTCAGGGCCGCGGCCTCGTAGCCGAGGATCCGGCGGGCCACCGCAATGTCGTCATGGGCGGCCCCGGTGCGCGAGCCGGCGGAAAGGGAAGCTTGGTCAGTCATCGTGTGGGGCACCATGCGCCATCGCCGGCCGGCAT
This window contains:
- a CDS encoding LptA/OstA family protein; this encodes MTRHARSAAGPALAALATVWLGLVWLAGGPVSAQVLGGGDGPQPLEVTADQAIELHEQQRAYVARGRASATRGETTINADVLVGYYRDAAAGGTEIYRLMAEGNVSIVSPSRQVYGQRAVYDIDQQVALVTGDNLRMVTRNDIVTAKDSLEFWERERLAVARGDALAIRGANRVSADTLVALIADGAGGASEIERLDARGGVVIVTETDVVRGREAVYDVRRNVATVLGDVRATRGQNQLNGEAAEVDFRTGISRMIRSPAAALPAANQPPQRVRGLFVPGQRPGEGLVGPGQGGARPAQPGAPAPPPAAAPPAPPPAAPSSAAPRN
- the lptC gene encoding LPS export ABC transporter periplasmic protein LptC; this encodes MGRGYSRFVSLTKILFGLAAIGVVVGIASWPSLQDTDPVLRVEQGSVTLVNAVHSGTDKEGRPYSINAQRAWRPSQDAAVIDMIRPFAEITTSGGAWISISAERGRYNEQTGKLLLLGSVRVNQDNGYEFGTEEMHYLTGQGIGWGDRAVSGQGAFGEINAEGFRMFDSGRTVVFSGPSRAKLTSAAGAAPTGGAANQ
- a CDS encoding KpsF/GutQ family sugar-phosphate isomerase — encoded protein: MTDQASLSAGSRTGAAHDDIAVARRILGYEAAALTALAGALDDRFRQAVEALASVRGRVVVTGMGKSGHVARKIAATLASTGTPALFVHPAEASHGDLGMIAPDDAVVALSNSGDTPELAAVLTFTRRFRIPLVAITSRARSALAEQADVVLLLPDLREACPLGLAPTTSTTMMMALGDGLAGALLERRGFSAEEFGIFHPGGKLGAKLLRVGDIMHTGDELPLVPMDARMSEAIIVMSAKGFGVVGIQDGEGRLAGIITDGDLRRHMDARLLEKTVAEVMTRGPKTIHPGALAADALGWMNGQRPHISVLFVVEADQKPRGLIRIHDILSAGVA
- the lptB gene encoding LPS export ABC transporter ATP-binding protein, coding for MTPRNTPTPPHLVPLPEHGAESRDASPGGPGVGPGETGSARPRLVADNQGLAAFRIGKHYKRRPVLRDVSFSVQRGEAVGLLGPNGAGKTTSFYAIMGLIQPDTGSITLDGQDITTLPMYRRARLGIGYLPQEPSIFRGMTVEENIRAVLEVVEPDRDVREQMLDDLLAEFSITHLRRTPAMALSGGERRRVEIARALGLQPHFMLLDEPFAGIDPIAIGDIRELVSHLRDRGIGVLITDHNVRETLDIVDWAYILHDGMVLMEGRPTEIVSHQEVRRVYLGDRFSL
- the rpoN gene encoding RNA polymerase factor sigma-54, yielding MALVQRLEFRQAQTLVMTPQLQQAIKLLQLSSLDLQEFVQGELDQNPLLERADVDGGPEGGETDGREAGAMEGEGDGRDAAPPGPMRDTVDQTSSEHFAVGDNAPLDADFGNVFTVSDPGEAGLDGAESFVRGQGGGQGFDDAFEMEQAARGPSLRDHLLQQVQVDLRKPADRLIALALIEMLDEAGYLAGDPVQVAERFGCPPERVDAVLGRLQRFDPPGIFARSLKECLGLQLREKNRLDPCMQALLDNLDLLAKRDFAGLRAVCNVDAEDLADMVAEIKALNPKPALAFETVAVEAVVPDILMRPQPDGGWSVELNPETLPRVLVNRRYYTRLAAAARSRQDKEYVSERLQTANWLVKSLHQRATTILKVATEIVRQQDGFFRRGVEHLRPLILRDIADAIGMHESTVSRVTANKFLATPRGVFELKYFFTASIAGADGQAAFSAEAIRYKIKMLIDAEDPCKVLSDDSIVEMLRADGVDIARRTVAKYREAMRISSSVQRRREKAQRL